A stretch of Equus caballus isolate H_3958 breed thoroughbred chromosome 11, TB-T2T, whole genome shotgun sequence DNA encodes these proteins:
- the CDC27 gene encoding cell division cycle protein 27 homolog isoform X10, translating to MASTKPLCLPRCSFPCRTTVCRSKTDRLAKGSECYQKSLSLNPFLWSPFESLCEIGEKPDPDQTFKLTSLQNFSNCLPNSCTTLVSNHNLSHRQPETVLTETPQDTIELNRLNLESSNSKYSLNTDSSVSYIDSAVISPDTVPLGTGTSILSKQVQNKPKTGRSLLGGPAALSPLTPSFGILPLETPSPGDGSYLQNYTNTSSVIDVPSTGAPSKKSVARIGQTGTKSVFSQSGNSREVTPILVAQTQSSGPQTSTTPQVLSPTITSPPNALPRRSSRLFTSDSSTTKENSKKLKMKFPPKIPNRKTKSKTNKGGITQPNINDSLEITKLDSSIISEGKISTITPQIQAFNLQKAAAGLMSLLREMGKGYLALCSYNCKEAINILSHLPSHHYNTGWVLCQIGRAYFELSEYMQAERIFSEVRRIENYRVEGMEIYSTTLWHLQKDVALSVLSKDLTDMDKNSPEAWCAAGNCFSLQREHDIAIKFFQRAIQVDPNYAYAYTLLGHEFVLTEELDKALACFRNAIRVNPRHYNAWYGLGMIYYKQEKFSLAEMHFQKALDINPQSSVLLCHIGVVQHALKKSEKALDTLNKAIVIDPKNPLCKFHRASVLFANEKYKSALQELEELKQIVPKESLVYFLIGKVYKKLGQTHLALMNFSWAMDLDPKGANNQIKEAIDKRYLPDDEEPITQEEQIMGTDESQESSMTDADDTQLHAAESDEF from the exons CAAGACAGATCGGCTTGCCAAAGGATCAGAATGTTACCAAAAGAGCCTTAGTTTAAATCCTTTCCTCTGGTCCCCCTTTGAATCATTATGTGAAATAG gTGAAAAGCCAGATCCTGACCAAACATTTAAATTAACATCTTTACAGAACTTTAGCAACTGTCTGCCCAACTCTTGCACAACGCTAGTATCTAATCATAATTTATCTCACAGACAGCCTGAGACAGTTCTTACAGAAACACCCCAGGATACAATT GAATTAAACAGACTGAATTTAGAATCTTCCAATTCAAAGTACTCCTTGAATACGGATTCCTCAGTGTCTTATATTGATTCAGCTGTAATTTCACCAGATACTGTTCCTCTTGGAACAGGAACTTCCATATTATCTAAACAGgttcaaaataaaccaaaaactgGTCGAAGCTTATTAGGAGGACCAGCTGCTCTTAGCCCATTAACCCCAAG TTTTGGGATTTTGCCATTAGAAACACCAAGTCCTGGAGATGGATCCTATTTACAAAACTACACTAATACATCTTCTGTAATTGACGTGCCATCCACCGGAGCCCCTTCAAAAAAG TCTGTTGCCAGAATCGGCCAAACTGGAACAAAGTCTGTCTTCTCACAGAGTGGAAATAGTCGAGAGGTAACTCCAATTCTTGTTGCACAGACACAAAGTTCTGGCCCACAAACAAG caCCACACCTCAGGTATTGAGCCCCACTATCACATCCCCCCCAAATGCACTGCCTCGAAGAAGTTCACGACTTTTTACTAGTGACAGCTCTACAACCAAG GAgaatagcaaaaaattaaaaatgaaatttccacctaaaatcccaaacagaaaaacaaagagtaaaaCTAATAAAGGAGGAATAACTCAACCTAACATAAATGATAGCCTGGAAATTACAAAATTGGACTCTTCCATCATTTCAGAAGGGAAAATCTCCACAATCACACCTCAGATCCAGGCATTTAATCTACAGAAAGCAGCAGCAG GTTTGATGAGCCTTCTTCGTGAAATGGGGAAAGGTTATTTAGCTTTGTGTTCATACAACTGCAAAGAAGCTATAAATATTTTGAGCCACCTACCTTCTCACCACTACAATACTGGTTGGGTACTGTGCCAAATTGGAAGGGCCTATTTTGAACTTTCAGAGTACATGCAA GCTGAAAGAATATTCTCAGAGGTTAGAAGGATTGAGAATTACAGAGTTGAAGGCATGGAGATCTACTCTACAACACTTTGGCATCTTCAAAAAGATGTTGCTCTTTCAGTTCTTTCAAAAGACTTAACAGACATGGATAAAAATTCACCAGAG gcctgGTGTGCTGCAGGGAACTGTTTCAGTTTGCAACGGGAACATGATATTGCAATTAAATTCTTCCAGAGAGCTATCCAGGTTGATCCAAATTATGCTTATGCCTATACTCTGTTAGGGCATGAGTTTGTGTTAACTGAAGAATTAGACAAAGCATTGGCTTGTTTTCGAAATGCTATCAGAGTCAATCCTAGACATTATAATGCATG gTATGGTTTAGGAATGATTTATTACAAGCAAGAAAAATTCAGCCTTGCAGAAATGCATTTCCAGAAAGCACTGGATATCAACCCTCAAAGTTCAGTTTTACTTTGCCACATTGGAGTC GTTCAGCATGCACTGAAAAAATCTGAGAAGGCTTTGGATACCCTAAACAAAGCCATTGTTATTGATCCCAAGAACCCTCTATGCAAATTTCACAGAGCCTCAGTtttatttgcaaatgaaaaatataag tCTGCTTTACAAGAACTTGAAGAATTGAAACAAATTGTTCCCAAAGAATCCCTCGTTTACTTCTTAATAGGAAAG GTTTACAAGAAGTTAGGTCAAACGCACCTCGCCCTGATGAATTTCTCTTGGGCTATGGATTTAGATCCTAAAGGAGCCAATAACCAGATTAAAGAGGCAATTGATAAACGCTACCTTCCAGATGATGAGGAGCCAATAACCcaagaagaacagatca tgggaaCAGATGAATCCCAGGAGAGCAGCATGACAGATGCGGATGACACACAACTTCATGCAGCTGAAAGTGATGAATTTTAA
- the CDC27 gene encoding cell division cycle protein 27 homolog isoform X9 — protein sequence MASTKPLCLPRCSFPCRTTVCRSKTDRLAKGSECYQKSLSLNPFLWSPFESLCEIGEKPDPDQTFKLTSLQNFSNCLPNSCTTLVSNHNLSHRQPETVLTETPQDTIELNRLNLESSNSKYSLNTDSSVSYIDSAVISPDTVPLGTGTSILSKQVQNKPKTGRSLLGGPAALSPLTPSFGILPLETPSPGDGSYLQNYTNTSSVIDVPSTGAPSKKSVARIGQTGTKSVFSQSGNSREVTPILVAQTQSSGPQTSTTPQVLSPTITSPPNALPRRSSRLFTSDSSTTKENSKKLKMKFPPKIPNRKTKSKTNKGGITQPNINDSLEITKLDSSIISEGKISTITPQIQAFNLQKAAAEGLMSLLREMGKGYLALCSYNCKEAINILSHLPSHHYNTGWVLCQIGRAYFELSEYMQAERIFSEVRRIENYRVEGMEIYSTTLWHLQKDVALSVLSKDLTDMDKNSPEAWCAAGNCFSLQREHDIAIKFFQRAIQVDPNYAYAYTLLGHEFVLTEELDKALACFRNAIRVNPRHYNAWYGLGMIYYKQEKFSLAEMHFQKALDINPQSSVLLCHIGVVQHALKKSEKALDTLNKAIVIDPKNPLCKFHRASVLFANEKYKSALQELEELKQIVPKESLVYFLIGKVYKKLGQTHLALMNFSWAMDLDPKGANNQIKEAIDKRYLPDDEEPITQEEQIMGTDESQESSMTDADDTQLHAAESDEF from the exons CAAGACAGATCGGCTTGCCAAAGGATCAGAATGTTACCAAAAGAGCCTTAGTTTAAATCCTTTCCTCTGGTCCCCCTTTGAATCATTATGTGAAATAG gTGAAAAGCCAGATCCTGACCAAACATTTAAATTAACATCTTTACAGAACTTTAGCAACTGTCTGCCCAACTCTTGCACAACGCTAGTATCTAATCATAATTTATCTCACAGACAGCCTGAGACAGTTCTTACAGAAACACCCCAGGATACAATT GAATTAAACAGACTGAATTTAGAATCTTCCAATTCAAAGTACTCCTTGAATACGGATTCCTCAGTGTCTTATATTGATTCAGCTGTAATTTCACCAGATACTGTTCCTCTTGGAACAGGAACTTCCATATTATCTAAACAGgttcaaaataaaccaaaaactgGTCGAAGCTTATTAGGAGGACCAGCTGCTCTTAGCCCATTAACCCCAAG TTTTGGGATTTTGCCATTAGAAACACCAAGTCCTGGAGATGGATCCTATTTACAAAACTACACTAATACATCTTCTGTAATTGACGTGCCATCCACCGGAGCCCCTTCAAAAAAG TCTGTTGCCAGAATCGGCCAAACTGGAACAAAGTCTGTCTTCTCACAGAGTGGAAATAGTCGAGAGGTAACTCCAATTCTTGTTGCACAGACACAAAGTTCTGGCCCACAAACAAG caCCACACCTCAGGTATTGAGCCCCACTATCACATCCCCCCCAAATGCACTGCCTCGAAGAAGTTCACGACTTTTTACTAGTGACAGCTCTACAACCAAG GAgaatagcaaaaaattaaaaatgaaatttccacctaaaatcccaaacagaaaaacaaagagtaaaaCTAATAAAGGAGGAATAACTCAACCTAACATAAATGATAGCCTGGAAATTACAAAATTGGACTCTTCCATCATTTCAGAAGGGAAAATCTCCACAATCACACCTCAGATCCAGGCATTTAATCTACAGAAAGCAGCAGCAG aaGGTTTGATGAGCCTTCTTCGTGAAATGGGGAAAGGTTATTTAGCTTTGTGTTCATACAACTGCAAAGAAGCTATAAATATTTTGAGCCACCTACCTTCTCACCACTACAATACTGGTTGGGTACTGTGCCAAATTGGAAGGGCCTATTTTGAACTTTCAGAGTACATGCAA GCTGAAAGAATATTCTCAGAGGTTAGAAGGATTGAGAATTACAGAGTTGAAGGCATGGAGATCTACTCTACAACACTTTGGCATCTTCAAAAAGATGTTGCTCTTTCAGTTCTTTCAAAAGACTTAACAGACATGGATAAAAATTCACCAGAG gcctgGTGTGCTGCAGGGAACTGTTTCAGTTTGCAACGGGAACATGATATTGCAATTAAATTCTTCCAGAGAGCTATCCAGGTTGATCCAAATTATGCTTATGCCTATACTCTGTTAGGGCATGAGTTTGTGTTAACTGAAGAATTAGACAAAGCATTGGCTTGTTTTCGAAATGCTATCAGAGTCAATCCTAGACATTATAATGCATG gTATGGTTTAGGAATGATTTATTACAAGCAAGAAAAATTCAGCCTTGCAGAAATGCATTTCCAGAAAGCACTGGATATCAACCCTCAAAGTTCAGTTTTACTTTGCCACATTGGAGTC GTTCAGCATGCACTGAAAAAATCTGAGAAGGCTTTGGATACCCTAAACAAAGCCATTGTTATTGATCCCAAGAACCCTCTATGCAAATTTCACAGAGCCTCAGTtttatttgcaaatgaaaaatataag tCTGCTTTACAAGAACTTGAAGAATTGAAACAAATTGTTCCCAAAGAATCCCTCGTTTACTTCTTAATAGGAAAG GTTTACAAGAAGTTAGGTCAAACGCACCTCGCCCTGATGAATTTCTCTTGGGCTATGGATTTAGATCCTAAAGGAGCCAATAACCAGATTAAAGAGGCAATTGATAAACGCTACCTTCCAGATGATGAGGAGCCAATAACCcaagaagaacagatca tgggaaCAGATGAATCCCAGGAGAGCAGCATGACAGATGCGGATGACACACAACTTCATGCAGCTGAAAGTGATGAATTTTAA
- the CDC27 gene encoding cell division cycle protein 27 homolog isoform X11: MASTKPLCLPRCSFPCRTTVCRSKTDRLAKGSECYQKSLSLNPFLWSPFESLCEIGEKPDPDQTFKLTSLQNFSNCLPNSCTTLVSNHNLSHRQPETVLTETPQDTIELNRLNLESSNSKYSLNTDSSVSYIDSAVISPDTVPLGTGTSILSKQVQNKPKTGRSLLGGPAALSPLTPSFGILPLETPSPGDGSYLQNYTNTSSVIDVPSTGAPSKKSVARIGQTGTKSVFSQSGNSREVTPILVAQTQSSGPQTSTTPQVLSPTITSPPNALPRRSSRLFTSDSSTTKENSKKLKMKFPPKIPNRKTKSKTNKGGITQPNINDSLEITKLDSSIISEGKISTITPQIQAFNLQKAAAEGLMSLLREMGKGYLALCSYNCKEAINILSHLPSHHYNTGWVLCQIGRAYFELSEYMQAERIFSEVRRIENYRVEGMEIYSTTLWHLQKDVALSVLSKDLTDMDKNSPEAWCAAGNCFSLQREHDIAIKFFQRAIQVDPNYAYAYTLLGHEFVLTEELDKALACFRNAIRVNPRHYNAWYGLGMIYYKQEKFSLAEMHFQKALDINPQSSVLLCHIGVVQHALKKSEKALDTLNKAIVIDPKNPLCKFHRASVLFANEKYKSALQELEELKQIVPKESLVYFLIGKILKEPITRLKRQLINATFQMMRSQ, from the exons CAAGACAGATCGGCTTGCCAAAGGATCAGAATGTTACCAAAAGAGCCTTAGTTTAAATCCTTTCCTCTGGTCCCCCTTTGAATCATTATGTGAAATAG gTGAAAAGCCAGATCCTGACCAAACATTTAAATTAACATCTTTACAGAACTTTAGCAACTGTCTGCCCAACTCTTGCACAACGCTAGTATCTAATCATAATTTATCTCACAGACAGCCTGAGACAGTTCTTACAGAAACACCCCAGGATACAATT GAATTAAACAGACTGAATTTAGAATCTTCCAATTCAAAGTACTCCTTGAATACGGATTCCTCAGTGTCTTATATTGATTCAGCTGTAATTTCACCAGATACTGTTCCTCTTGGAACAGGAACTTCCATATTATCTAAACAGgttcaaaataaaccaaaaactgGTCGAAGCTTATTAGGAGGACCAGCTGCTCTTAGCCCATTAACCCCAAG TTTTGGGATTTTGCCATTAGAAACACCAAGTCCTGGAGATGGATCCTATTTACAAAACTACACTAATACATCTTCTGTAATTGACGTGCCATCCACCGGAGCCCCTTCAAAAAAG TCTGTTGCCAGAATCGGCCAAACTGGAACAAAGTCTGTCTTCTCACAGAGTGGAAATAGTCGAGAGGTAACTCCAATTCTTGTTGCACAGACACAAAGTTCTGGCCCACAAACAAG caCCACACCTCAGGTATTGAGCCCCACTATCACATCCCCCCCAAATGCACTGCCTCGAAGAAGTTCACGACTTTTTACTAGTGACAGCTCTACAACCAAG GAgaatagcaaaaaattaaaaatgaaatttccacctaaaatcccaaacagaaaaacaaagagtaaaaCTAATAAAGGAGGAATAACTCAACCTAACATAAATGATAGCCTGGAAATTACAAAATTGGACTCTTCCATCATTTCAGAAGGGAAAATCTCCACAATCACACCTCAGATCCAGGCATTTAATCTACAGAAAGCAGCAGCAG aaGGTTTGATGAGCCTTCTTCGTGAAATGGGGAAAGGTTATTTAGCTTTGTGTTCATACAACTGCAAAGAAGCTATAAATATTTTGAGCCACCTACCTTCTCACCACTACAATACTGGTTGGGTACTGTGCCAAATTGGAAGGGCCTATTTTGAACTTTCAGAGTACATGCAA GCTGAAAGAATATTCTCAGAGGTTAGAAGGATTGAGAATTACAGAGTTGAAGGCATGGAGATCTACTCTACAACACTTTGGCATCTTCAAAAAGATGTTGCTCTTTCAGTTCTTTCAAAAGACTTAACAGACATGGATAAAAATTCACCAGAG gcctgGTGTGCTGCAGGGAACTGTTTCAGTTTGCAACGGGAACATGATATTGCAATTAAATTCTTCCAGAGAGCTATCCAGGTTGATCCAAATTATGCTTATGCCTATACTCTGTTAGGGCATGAGTTTGTGTTAACTGAAGAATTAGACAAAGCATTGGCTTGTTTTCGAAATGCTATCAGAGTCAATCCTAGACATTATAATGCATG gTATGGTTTAGGAATGATTTATTACAAGCAAGAAAAATTCAGCCTTGCAGAAATGCATTTCCAGAAAGCACTGGATATCAACCCTCAAAGTTCAGTTTTACTTTGCCACATTGGAGTC GTTCAGCATGCACTGAAAAAATCTGAGAAGGCTTTGGATACCCTAAACAAAGCCATTGTTATTGATCCCAAGAACCCTCTATGCAAATTTCACAGAGCCTCAGTtttatttgcaaatgaaaaatataag tCTGCTTTACAAGAACTTGAAGAATTGAAACAAATTGTTCCCAAAGAATCCCTCGTTTACTTCTTAATAGGAAAG ATCCTAAAGGAGCCAATAACCAGATTAAAGAGGCAATTGATAAACGCTACCTTCCAGATGATGAGGAGCCAATAA